In the genome of Myxococcus stipitatus, one region contains:
- a CDS encoding TetR/AcrR family transcriptional regulator encodes MGQSKSAADNGNRESERRRTILRAAIDVFARKGYHGCRIADVAKEAGVAYGLVYHYFKNKDELLETVFDTGWSGFVTRVRAVVEGEGSMEAKVRGVVDVAFEAYRVDPRAVKVLILEIARSPAGSRINRQTAFVDAIRLSSELFTRAKDAGELRADADPLLSSALLFGAIEMGLTAFVTGLADSRDVQALERAKAQIADTFLHGVLVGASPGAEKDAWKPETSSTKSKAPKPS; translated from the coding sequence GTGGGCCAGAGCAAGTCGGCGGCGGACAACGGCAACCGCGAGAGCGAACGCCGCCGGACCATCCTGCGTGCGGCCATCGATGTGTTCGCCCGCAAGGGCTACCACGGCTGCCGCATCGCGGATGTCGCCAAGGAGGCCGGTGTCGCCTACGGCCTCGTCTACCACTACTTCAAGAACAAGGATGAGCTGCTTGAGACCGTGTTCGACACGGGCTGGAGCGGCTTCGTCACGCGCGTGCGCGCGGTGGTGGAGGGCGAAGGGTCGATGGAGGCCAAGGTCCGCGGCGTGGTGGACGTGGCCTTCGAGGCGTACCGGGTGGACCCTCGCGCGGTGAAGGTCCTCATCCTGGAGATTGCGCGCAGCCCGGCGGGCTCTCGCATCAACCGGCAGACGGCCTTCGTGGACGCCATCCGCTTGAGCTCGGAGCTGTTCACCCGCGCGAAGGACGCGGGGGAGCTGCGCGCGGACGCGGACCCGCTGCTGTCCTCCGCGCTGCTCTTCGGCGCCATCGAAATGGGGCTGACCGCGTTCGTCACGGGGCTCGCGGACTCGCGGGATGTCCAGGCGCTGGAGCGCGCCAAGGCGCAGATCGCCGACACCTTCCTTCACGGCGTCCTGGTCGGCGCGTCGCCGGGCGCGGAGAAAGACGCATGGAAGCCGGAGACGTCCTCTACGAAGTCCAAGGCCCCCAAGCCCTCCTGA
- a CDS encoding enoyl-CoA hydratase/isomerase family protein — protein MEAGDVLYEVQGPQALLTINRPKARNALSPSVVKALMDGLERADADSAVRVVVLTGAGEKVFCAGGDLGQMTGDAGFLSTHEGRRSYGKLLARFQDVRKPTVARVNGHALAGGLGLVLACDLAVAVDGADLGTPEIDVGLFPMMMMALLQRHVGRKRALELVLTGDRLPAREALSLGLLNRVVPVAELDGAVTALAQKLAGKSQSVLALGRRAFFTAEDLPLPAALEFLSSQLSLNVLAEDAAEGVSAFLEKRPPQWKDR, from the coding sequence ATGGAAGCCGGAGACGTCCTCTACGAAGTCCAAGGCCCCCAAGCCCTCCTGACCATCAACCGGCCCAAGGCGCGCAACGCCTTGTCGCCCTCGGTGGTGAAGGCGTTGATGGACGGCCTGGAGCGCGCGGACGCGGACTCCGCCGTGCGTGTGGTGGTCCTCACCGGCGCGGGCGAGAAGGTCTTCTGCGCGGGCGGTGACCTGGGGCAGATGACGGGCGACGCGGGCTTTCTCTCCACCCACGAGGGGCGCCGCTCCTACGGAAAGCTGCTGGCCCGCTTCCAGGACGTCCGCAAGCCGACGGTGGCGCGCGTCAACGGCCATGCGCTGGCCGGGGGCCTGGGGTTGGTGCTCGCGTGTGACCTGGCGGTCGCGGTCGATGGCGCGGACCTGGGCACGCCCGAAATCGACGTGGGCTTGTTCCCCATGATGATGATGGCGCTCTTGCAGCGCCACGTGGGCCGAAAGCGGGCGCTGGAGCTGGTGCTCACGGGCGACCGGCTCCCCGCGCGCGAGGCCCTGTCGCTGGGCCTGCTCAACCGCGTGGTGCCCGTGGCGGAGCTGGATGGCGCGGTGACGGCGCTGGCCCAGAAGCTCGCAGGCAAGAGTCAGTCGGTGCTCGCGCTGGGGCGCCGCGCCTTCTTCACCGCGGAGGACCTGCCCCTGCCCGCGGCGCTGGAGTTCCTCTCGTCGCAGCTGTCGCTCAACGTGCTGGCCGAGGATGCCGCCGAGGGGGTCTCCGCCTTCCTGGAGAAGCGGCCTCCGCAGTGGAAGGACCGCTGA
- a CDS encoding M23 family metallopeptidase produces the protein MASLPARSRYSLSSRLTLALLALGASAQAAEPSASKPVAAAATQGRPQLLLHPGSARPGDPVMVAVRGLAGMPSGTLAGRPLRFFAWGDGFLAVTGLPVELAPGSAMVHVEVPAPTGGAPVELAGTLDVVEPGYPSRELKVSGKYVEPPASVRARIAADKRAFATAFGQPFSPPHFAQNFVRPRQDRITAPFGDKRTFNGKLSGQHFGVDIDGDPGAPVMASNEGTVVMTRDNYAAGKTVLIHHGADLYTSYFHLSRIHVKKGAKVTQGQRIGEVGSTGRVTGPHLHWGVKVDGKWVDGESLLRLDFFPTPPAVASGETGAGAQ, from the coding sequence ATGGCTTCGCTCCCCGCACGCTCGCGATATTCCCTCTCCTCTCGATTGACGCTCGCGCTGCTTGCCCTCGGTGCCAGTGCCCAGGCCGCGGAGCCCTCCGCCTCCAAGCCCGTCGCGGCGGCGGCGACACAGGGAAGGCCCCAGCTCTTGCTGCACCCGGGCTCGGCCCGGCCGGGAGACCCGGTGATGGTGGCCGTGCGAGGCCTCGCGGGGATGCCCTCGGGGACCCTCGCGGGACGGCCCCTGAGGTTCTTCGCCTGGGGCGACGGGTTCCTCGCGGTGACGGGACTCCCCGTGGAGCTCGCGCCCGGGAGCGCCATGGTGCACGTGGAGGTCCCCGCGCCCACGGGTGGCGCGCCGGTGGAGCTGGCCGGGACGCTGGACGTCGTGGAGCCGGGCTATCCCTCGCGAGAGCTGAAGGTGTCCGGCAAGTACGTGGAGCCCCCCGCCTCCGTGAGGGCCCGCATCGCCGCGGACAAGCGCGCCTTCGCGACGGCGTTCGGGCAGCCCTTCAGCCCTCCCCACTTCGCGCAGAACTTCGTGCGCCCTCGGCAGGACCGCATCACCGCGCCCTTCGGCGACAAGCGCACCTTCAACGGCAAGCTGTCCGGCCAGCACTTCGGCGTGGACATCGACGGAGACCCGGGCGCCCCGGTGATGGCCAGCAACGAAGGCACCGTGGTGATGACGCGCGACAACTACGCCGCGGGCAAGACGGTGCTCATCCACCACGGCGCGGACCTCTACACGTCGTACTTCCACCTGTCGCGCATCCACGTGAAGAAGGGCGCCAAGGTGACGCAGGGCCAGCGCATCGGCGAGGTGGGCAGCACCGGCCGCGTCACCGGCCCGCACCTCCACTGGGGCGTGAAGGTGGACGGTAAGTGGGTGGATGGTGAATCCCTGTTGCGTCTGGACTTCTTCCCCACCCCGCCAGCCGTGGCCAGCGGGGAGACAGGGGCCGGCGCTCAGTGA
- a CDS encoding endonuclease/exonuclease/phosphatase family protein codes for MELTLVSYNIHSGIGTDGRFDLGRVGEVLREVRADIVALQEVGDFRGRTSREDQPEHLADMLGMHMAFGPNVVRNGRRYGNAILTRLPILHSKNYDLSVERREPRGALRCDLELGGGQQLHVFSLHLGLRVSERRRQEALLLGSDILRDAVRKDPAVVCGDFNYWGNGAVPSLVRKAIHDAALELGTPARTYPTGWPLLRLDRIYVDSGVRPLAIHPHRTALSRRASDHLPLVLRFEAPIAVATTPSPPVELIG; via the coding sequence GTGGAGCTGACGCTCGTCTCGTACAACATCCACAGCGGCATCGGGACCGATGGCCGCTTCGACCTGGGCCGCGTGGGTGAGGTGCTCCGCGAAGTGCGCGCGGACATCGTCGCGCTGCAGGAGGTGGGCGACTTTCGCGGGCGCACCTCCCGCGAGGACCAGCCCGAGCACCTGGCGGACATGCTCGGCATGCACATGGCCTTCGGGCCCAATGTCGTGCGAAACGGCCGCCGCTACGGCAACGCCATCCTCACGCGGCTGCCCATCCTCCACTCGAAGAACTACGACTTGAGCGTGGAGCGGCGAGAGCCTCGGGGCGCGCTGCGGTGCGACCTGGAGCTGGGCGGTGGACAGCAGCTCCACGTCTTCTCCCTCCACCTGGGGTTGAGGGTGTCCGAGCGGCGCCGTCAGGAGGCGCTCCTCCTGGGCTCCGACATCCTGCGAGACGCCGTGCGCAAGGACCCGGCCGTCGTGTGCGGGGACTTCAACTACTGGGGCAACGGCGCGGTGCCCTCGCTGGTGCGCAAGGCCATCCACGACGCCGCGCTGGAGCTGGGCACGCCCGCGCGCACGTACCCCACGGGCTGGCCCCTGCTGCGGTTGGACCGCATCTACGTGGATTCCGGCGTGAGACCTCTGGCCATCCATCCCCACCGCACGGCGCTCAGCCGGAGGGCCTCCGACCACCTTCCGCTGGTGCTTCGCTTCGAGGCCCCCATCGCCGTGGCCACCACCCCCTCTCCTCCGGTAGAGCTCATCGGGTAG
- a CDS encoding phage holin family protein, with translation MHVGSEQTERGLAALVGRMAESFSRLVTQHLQLARLELTEDLKATGMNVALIVAFVPFILVGYAFACGALAAVLAPRVGWAGALGLVALLNLVAGGGGVAWALQRLKTRRMMDDTTDELSRSMAAFAAPAPVVPGHTLQGGDGHLFKEPTNGR, from the coding sequence ATGCACGTGGGGAGCGAACAGACGGAGCGTGGGCTCGCCGCGCTCGTCGGCCGCATGGCGGAGAGCTTCAGCCGGCTGGTGACGCAACACTTGCAACTGGCTCGGCTGGAGCTGACGGAGGACCTGAAGGCCACGGGGATGAACGTGGCGCTGATTGTCGCCTTCGTTCCCTTCATCCTCGTGGGCTATGCGTTCGCGTGTGGGGCGCTCGCGGCGGTGCTGGCCCCGCGCGTGGGCTGGGCGGGGGCGCTGGGACTGGTGGCGCTGCTCAACCTGGTGGCGGGGGGAGGCGGCGTGGCTTGGGCGCTGCAGCGGCTGAAGACGCGGCGGATGATGGATGACACGACGGACGAGCTGTCCCGTAGCATGGCGGCATTCGCCGCCCCGGCCCCGGTCGTCCCGGGCCATACTCTCCAGGGTGGAGACGGTCATCTCTTCAAGGAGCCCACGAATGGGCGCTAG
- a CDS encoding DUF3618 domain-containing protein: MGASNGSPKPLGPRTSAMLREDIERTRAELATSVSELREEVAFVADWREWVRRHPYTCVGAAFAVGYLLGSRR, from the coding sequence ATGGGCGCTAGCAATGGTTCTCCCAAGCCCCTGGGACCGCGCACCAGCGCGATGCTGCGCGAGGACATCGAACGAACGCGCGCGGAGCTGGCCACCTCGGTGAGCGAGCTGCGCGAGGAAGTGGCCTTCGTCGCGGACTGGCGCGAGTGGGTGCGCCGCCATCCCTACACGTGTGTGGGCGCGGCGTTCGCGGTGGGCTACTTGCTGGGCTCCCGCCGCTGA
- a CDS encoding YtxH domain-containing protein, giving the protein MNLNALKKMDKDDLLNLIGLETRRSATEDVLPVLGAFAAGLLVGAGLGLLFAPKTGNQLRDDLRNRLQGGQDYLANTLGRNEGAQSQGGPVSRTS; this is encoded by the coding sequence ATGAACCTGAACGCCCTCAAGAAGATGGACAAGGACGACCTGCTCAACCTCATCGGCCTGGAGACCCGTCGCAGCGCGACGGAGGATGTGCTCCCGGTCCTGGGGGCCTTCGCCGCCGGCCTGCTCGTGGGCGCGGGCCTGGGGCTGCTCTTCGCGCCCAAGACGGGCAACCAGCTGCGGGATGACCTGCGCAACCGGCTGCAGGGCGGGCAGGACTACCTCGCGAACACGCTGGGGCGTAACGAGGGAGCCCAGTCGCAGGGCGGCCCTGTCTCCCGGACGTCTTGA